Proteins encoded within one genomic window of Sphingomonas sp. KRR8:
- a CDS encoding tryptophan halogenase family protein, with protein MNRQDQSSTTAPLDRITIVGGGTAGWLAAAVLAARFPAGSARAKTITLIESPDIATIGVGEGTWPTMRATLASIGIGEVEFLTACDASFKQGSRFDGWRTGQADDTYLHPFTPPARDAGPLIAALNGEEASLAFADAATPQAELCAQDLAPRQRSMPDYAGAANYGYHLDAARLAALLARHAVERLGLIHIRDHVDAVEAGDGDLIAAVSTRQHGRIEGDLFLDCTGHAALLVGGHHGVGWEDRSGSLFNDRALAVQVPVPEGSPIASQTIGTAHEAGWLWDIGLPTRRGIGCVYSSRFLDDERAEAILRDYIAQAAPFADVAALTPRKLAFPTGHRSRFWVGNTVAIGLSAGFIEPLEATAIVLIELSLRYLCDNFPANRDALPVHGRRFDSLFRERWERIIDFLKLHYLLSERDQPYWRAHRDPASVSPRLADLRQLWRDQPPSAYDFPLADELFPAASYQYVYYGLGGLTASAGEPVGAVDPAVRQRARALAAALPTNRTYLDALRTAAAPAQDIRLA; from the coding sequence ATGAACAGGCAGGACCAGTCCTCGACCACGGCCCCGCTCGATCGGATCACGATCGTCGGCGGCGGTACGGCTGGCTGGCTGGCGGCTGCCGTCCTTGCGGCGCGCTTTCCCGCCGGAAGCGCGCGCGCCAAAACTATCACCCTGATCGAATCCCCGGACATCGCGACCATCGGCGTCGGCGAAGGCACCTGGCCGACCATGCGCGCGACACTCGCCAGCATCGGCATCGGTGAGGTCGAGTTCCTCACCGCGTGCGATGCGTCGTTCAAGCAGGGCTCCCGCTTCGATGGCTGGCGGACCGGGCAGGCAGATGACACTTACCTCCATCCCTTCACGCCGCCGGCCAGAGATGCCGGCCCGCTGATCGCCGCCCTCAACGGCGAGGAGGCATCGCTGGCCTTTGCCGATGCGGCGACGCCCCAGGCGGAGCTGTGCGCGCAGGACCTCGCCCCGCGCCAGCGCTCCATGCCCGACTATGCGGGAGCCGCGAACTACGGCTATCACCTCGATGCGGCGAGGCTCGCCGCGCTGCTTGCCCGCCATGCGGTGGAGCGGCTCGGCCTTATTCACATTCGGGACCATGTCGACGCGGTCGAAGCCGGTGACGGCGACCTGATTGCCGCTGTTTCGACCCGTCAGCACGGCCGCATCGAGGGCGACCTGTTCCTCGATTGCACCGGTCACGCGGCCTTGCTGGTCGGCGGTCATCACGGCGTCGGCTGGGAAGACCGGAGTGGCAGCCTGTTCAACGATCGGGCGCTGGCAGTGCAGGTGCCGGTTCCCGAAGGCTCGCCGATCGCTTCGCAGACCATCGGCACGGCGCATGAAGCCGGCTGGTTGTGGGACATCGGCCTGCCGACGCGCCGAGGTATAGGCTGCGTCTATTCGTCCCGCTTCCTCGACGATGAAAGGGCGGAGGCGATCCTGCGCGACTATATCGCGCAAGCCGCGCCATTCGCCGATGTCGCCGCGCTGACGCCGCGAAAGCTTGCTTTCCCGACCGGCCACCGTTCCCGCTTCTGGGTGGGTAATACGGTTGCGATCGGCTTGTCGGCGGGCTTCATCGAGCCGCTGGAAGCGACTGCGATCGTCCTCATCGAATTGTCGCTGCGTTACCTGTGCGATAATTTCCCGGCGAACCGGGACGCGCTGCCCGTCCACGGCCGCCGCTTCGACAGCCTGTTCCGCGAACGGTGGGAGCGGATTATCGATTTTCTCAAGCTCCACTACCTGCTCAGCGAGCGTGACCAGCCCTATTGGCGCGCGCATCGCGACCCGGCATCGGTGAGCCCGCGACTGGCTGACCTCCGCCAGCTTTGGCGTGACCAGCCACCGTCGGCCTACGACTTCCCGCTCGCCGACGAGCTCTTTCCGGCCGCCAGCTATCAGTACGTTTATTACGGACTCGGCGGCCTTACGGCGTCCGCCGGCGAACCCGTCGGGGCGGTCGACCCGGCGGTTCGCCAGCGTGCCCGGGCGCTTGCCGCCGCGCTGCCCACCAACCGCACCTATCTCGATGCGCTGCGCACAGCCGCCGCGCCTGCCCAGGACATTCGCCTCGCATGA
- a CDS encoding SapC family protein → MTTHQLLDSTTHRDLRVHADADPALGDGVMSCLAVPSEFRRLQNVFPILFRRDLEHGTLSALALLGFEQGENLFVEDGRWDAPYRPLALSIQPFLIGRSADGEGPGQVHIDMGHPRIATGGEGMRLFDEAGVPTPYLETIADQLGELDEGYRASADFFAALERYELLEPFSLDVELADGASHRMVGYQLIDEDKLRALDAAALGDLHSAGHLMPIFMALASLSNFPALISRKNRRMGHG, encoded by the coding sequence ATGACCACTCACCAGCTTCTCGACAGCACCACCCACCGCGACCTGCGCGTCCATGCCGACGCGGATCCGGCGCTCGGTGACGGCGTCATGAGCTGCCTCGCGGTGCCAAGCGAGTTCCGCCGACTGCAGAATGTGTTCCCGATTCTGTTCCGCCGGGACCTGGAGCATGGCACGCTCTCCGCGCTCGCGCTGCTGGGTTTCGAGCAGGGCGAGAACCTGTTCGTCGAGGATGGCCGCTGGGATGCGCCCTATCGCCCGCTCGCGCTATCGATCCAGCCGTTCCTGATCGGCCGTTCGGCGGATGGGGAGGGGCCTGGGCAGGTCCACATCGACATGGGTCACCCGCGGATTGCGACGGGCGGCGAAGGCATGCGGCTGTTCGACGAGGCGGGCGTGCCAACCCCGTACCTCGAGACCATCGCCGACCAGCTCGGCGAACTGGACGAGGGCTATCGCGCCTCGGCCGACTTCTTCGCCGCGCTGGAGCGCTATGAGCTGCTCGAGCCCTTCTCGCTCGATGTCGAATTGGCGGACGGGGCAAGCCACCGGATGGTCGGCTATCAATTGATCGACGAGGACAAGTTGCGTGCGCTCGACGCCGCGGCGCTCGGCGACCTTCACTCGGCTGGACACCTGATGCCGATCTTCATGGCGCTTGCCTCCCTTTCCAATTTTCCGGCGCTGATCAGCCGCAAGAACCGCCGGATGGGGCATGGCTGA